The window CGCCTTGGTCATCCATCCAAATAATTGTTCTAAAGTACGTCTTTTTAAGACTTAAATGTATACATGTTCTGTTCTTCTCGCTTATCGGTTTGGCTAATAAACCACAATCCTATAATGGTCAAAGCTGCACCAATGAGAATGAGTATTTCCAATTCTCCACCTTCCGGTTGAAAAGGTATCACATGCCGCCATAAAATACTGGTGGTATTAATGACCACATGCAAAATAATGGCACCGTATAAACTCCCTGTCCATATGACCACATAACCAAATAGTATACCCATGACACATGCATAGATACCCTGTACAAGATTCATATGACCAATACCAAAAAAAAGTGCTTGTATGCCAATGGCCACAACGACGCCAAATCCTTGTCGAAGCTTACCTAACAAGATACCACGATAGAAAATTTCCTCCATAATGGGTGTAATAATCCCTGCCAGCAACAGTGTGATGAAAAAAGGCTGATTGATGATGCGCTCAATGACTTGTCCATACTCTGGAAACATCTCTCCTAGAGGTAATAACCATAGAAAACCATTGACGAAGAGATTCATGCCTACGCCGCATATAATACATATGCCAATGGTTATAACTGACACCGTTTCACTCAGCTT is drawn from Vallitalea pronyensis and contains these coding sequences:
- a CDS encoding CPBP family intramembrane glutamic endopeptidase, whose protein sequence is MKRKILGESILYVIIHVMIQMLILFLGPAIYTYSKSPLDWDTWIKGHQLILTVIGWFVLCFILWLIYRLNRQKFWLETKLSETVSVITIGICIICGVGMNLFVNGFLWLLPLGEMFPEYGQVIERIINQPFFITLLLAGIITPIMEEIFYRGILLGKLRQGFGVVVAIGIQALFFGIGHMNLVQGIYACVMGILFGYVVIWTGSLYGAIILHVVINTTSILWRHVIPFQPEGGELEILILIGAALTIIGLWFISQTDKREEQNMYTFKS